A genomic region of Caulobacter sp. NIBR2454 contains the following coding sequences:
- a CDS encoding entericidin A/B family lipoprotein: MRKVLVPAALLAVLLTATACNTISGVGRDVSAAGRAVTGTAEDAKR, translated from the coding sequence ATGCGCAAGGTTCTTGTCCCCGCCGCCCTTCTGGCCGTTCTGCTGACCGCCACGGCCTGCAACACGATCTCGGGCGTCGGTCGTGACGTTTCGGCCGCCGGCCGTGCGGTCACCGGCACCGCGGAAGACGCCAAGCGGTGA
- the msrA gene encoding peptide-methionine (S)-S-oxide reductase MsrA, translating into MLFAKKTLDLPTADAALPGRPEPIPTAQTHFVNGHPLKGPYPDGLETAVFGMGCFWGVERIFWKLPGVYVTAAGYAGGITPNPTYEEACSGRTGHTEVVLVVYDPKVITYDALLKTFWENHDPTQGMRQGNDIGTQYRSALYVENDAQASAAAASKAAYQQALSDKGLGAISTEIAQAGPFYFAEDYHQQYLAKNPNGYCGIGGTGVVCPIGVGVDA; encoded by the coding sequence ATGCTGTTCGCCAAGAAGACCCTGGACCTGCCCACCGCCGACGCCGCCCTGCCGGGCCGGCCCGAGCCGATCCCCACCGCCCAGACCCATTTCGTCAACGGCCATCCTCTGAAGGGGCCGTACCCCGATGGCCTGGAGACCGCCGTGTTCGGCATGGGCTGCTTCTGGGGCGTGGAGCGGATCTTCTGGAAGCTGCCGGGCGTCTATGTGACCGCCGCCGGCTATGCGGGCGGGATCACCCCGAACCCGACCTATGAGGAAGCCTGCAGCGGGCGCACCGGCCACACCGAGGTGGTGCTGGTGGTCTATGACCCCAAGGTCATCACCTACGATGCTCTGCTGAAGACCTTCTGGGAGAACCATGACCCGACCCAGGGCATGCGCCAGGGCAATGACATCGGAACCCAGTACCGCTCGGCCCTCTATGTTGAGAACGACGCCCAGGCCTCCGCCGCGGCGGCGTCCAAGGCGGCTTACCAGCAGGCGCTGTCGGACAAGGGCCTCGGCGCCATCAGCACCGAGATCGCCCAGGCCGGGCCGTTCTACTTCGCCGAGGACTATCACCAGCAATACCTGGCCAAGAACCCGAACGGCTATTGCGGCATCGGCGGCACCGGCGTCGTCTGCCCGATTGGCGTGGGCGTCGACGCCTGA
- a CDS encoding 3'-5' exonuclease, whose translation MTAETIPDLDPAQLERMAQALEGSGRYRVLRRLEPLQSKPVADGVAPRLGMILDLETTGVDPVRDEIIEIAMVPFTYGPDGEVYEIREPFQALRQPSRPISAEITRITGIDDAMVAGKTIDPKAVADFIAPAAIVIAHNAGFDRKFAERFCESFSAKAWACSMREVAWAEEGFEGVKLAYLAASCGYFYDRHRATSDCEATLELLRRRLATGRTALDHLLEAARRPSWRIWAENSPFDLKDLLKARGYRWNGEVNGLPKSWYIDVAEDEREAELTFLRTEIYRAPDFEPLMKRITAFERHSGRY comes from the coding sequence GTGACCGCCGAGACGATCCCCGACCTCGATCCAGCCCAGCTGGAGCGCATGGCGCAGGCCCTGGAGGGCAGCGGCCGTTATCGCGTGTTGCGCAGGCTGGAGCCCCTACAGTCCAAGCCTGTCGCTGACGGCGTGGCCCCGCGCCTGGGCATGATCCTCGATCTGGAGACAACCGGCGTCGATCCCGTCCGCGACGAGATCATCGAGATCGCCATGGTCCCCTTTACCTACGGGCCCGACGGCGAGGTCTACGAGATCCGCGAGCCGTTCCAGGCCCTGCGCCAGCCCTCGCGGCCGATCAGCGCCGAGATCACGCGCATCACTGGCATCGACGACGCCATGGTGGCCGGCAAGACCATCGATCCCAAGGCGGTCGCTGATTTTATCGCCCCGGCCGCTATCGTGATCGCCCACAACGCCGGCTTCGACCGCAAGTTCGCCGAACGTTTCTGTGAAAGCTTTTCCGCAAAGGCCTGGGCCTGCTCCATGCGCGAGGTGGCCTGGGCGGAGGAGGGGTTCGAGGGCGTCAAGCTGGCCTATCTCGCCGCTTCGTGCGGCTATTTCTACGACCGCCACCGGGCGACCAGCGACTGCGAGGCGACCCTGGAACTGTTGCGCCGAAGGCTGGCCACAGGCCGCACGGCCCTGGACCACTTGCTGGAGGCGGCGCGCAGGCCGAGCTGGCGCATATGGGCAGAGAACTCGCCCTTCGACCTGAAGGATCTGCTGAAGGCGCGAGGCTATCGCTGGAACGGCGAGGTCAACGGCCTGCCAAAGTCCTGGTACATCGACGTCGCGGAAGATGAGCGTGAGGCTGAGCTCACCTTCCTACGCACCGAAATCTACCGCGCGCCGGATTTCGAGCCGCTGATGAAGCGGATTACCGCGTTCGAACGTCACTCGGGACGATACTAG
- a CDS encoding DUF983 domain-containing protein gives MSDTDLPSDGMPGLIRAMRRGLAHKCPACGQGRLYRRYLKVDHDCEACGQELARYPADDGPAYVTILLVGHLIVAPLLFFPFVWEWPVAVTLPLTLIPLAVLTLLLLPRIKGAFIGLLWHVGLHRPEDAPS, from the coding sequence ATGAGCGATACCGACCTGCCTTCGGACGGCATGCCCGGCCTGATCAGGGCCATGCGCCGGGGCCTAGCCCACAAATGTCCGGCCTGTGGCCAGGGGCGGCTCTACAGGCGCTACCTGAAGGTCGATCACGACTGCGAGGCCTGCGGCCAGGAGTTGGCCCGCTATCCAGCCGACGACGGCCCGGCCTATGTGACGATCCTGCTGGTGGGGCATCTGATCGTCGCGCCGCTGTTGTTCTTCCCATTCGTCTGGGAATGGCCCGTGGCGGTGACCCTGCCTTTGACGCTCATTCCCCTGGCCGTCCTGACCCTGCTTCTCCTGCCCAGGATCAAGGGGGCGTTCATCGGTCTGCTCTGGCATGTGGGGCTGCACCGGCCCGAAGACGCGCCAAGCTAG
- a CDS encoding LytR/AlgR family response regulator transcription factor, with the protein MLSVVAVDDEALALRRLEIAISQMADAELIGKARSGRDGMELIRRLKPDVVLLDIQMSGFGGFDLLDSLEPEELPLVIFVTAFESFAARAFEVSAVDYVLKPVEFERLSAALARARRNLQLASSEQRARELRDVVAHLRGHNDAGAERDETFAREFWAQRRGDFVRVPVEHLDWIEAERDYVRLHARGQAYILRATLANMASRLDPALFVRIRRSALIRADRIEAVRKPNYGDYRVVLTSGQELRVGKTYLKSVRDLIATTAAQRG; encoded by the coding sequence ATGCTTTCGGTAGTTGCGGTCGATGACGAGGCCCTGGCGTTAAGGCGCCTCGAGATCGCGATCTCGCAGATGGCTGACGCCGAGCTGATCGGCAAGGCGCGCAGCGGACGCGATGGGATGGAGCTTATCCGGCGGCTGAAGCCGGACGTCGTGCTGCTCGATATTCAGATGTCCGGCTTTGGCGGATTTGACCTGCTCGACAGTCTGGAGCCAGAAGAGCTGCCGCTAGTCATCTTCGTCACCGCCTTCGAAAGCTTCGCGGCCCGGGCGTTCGAGGTCAGCGCCGTCGACTATGTTCTCAAGCCGGTGGAGTTTGAACGCCTGAGCGCCGCCCTGGCGCGCGCGCGGCGTAACCTGCAACTGGCCAGCTCTGAGCAGCGGGCGCGCGAGCTTCGCGATGTCGTCGCCCATCTTCGCGGCCACAACGACGCCGGCGCTGAACGCGACGAAACCTTCGCACGTGAGTTCTGGGCGCAAAGGCGCGGGGATTTCGTGCGTGTGCCGGTCGAGCACCTCGACTGGATCGAGGCGGAGCGGGACTATGTTCGTCTTCACGCTCGCGGTCAGGCCTACATCCTGCGCGCCACCTTGGCGAACATGGCGTCGCGGCTAGACCCCGCCCTTTTCGTTCGCATCCGGCGCTCCGCGCTCATCCGAGCGGACCGCATAGAGGCCGTCCGCAAGCCCAACTATGGCGACTATCGGGTGGTGTTGACGTCAGGTCAGGAGCTGCGGGTCGGCAAGACCTATCTCAAGAGCGTGCGCGACCTGATCGCGACGACGGCGGCGCAACGCGGCTAA
- a CDS encoding DUF3309 family protein → MLGTILIIILILALIGALPSWGYSRSWGYFPSGGLGLVLVIIIILVLLGRI, encoded by the coding sequence ATGCTTGGCACCATCCTGATCATTATCCTGATCCTGGCTCTCATCGGCGCCCTGCCGTCTTGGGGCTATTCGCGTTCGTGGGGCTACTTCCCGTCGGGCGGCCTGGGCCTGGTGCTCGTGATCATCATCATCCTGGTGCTGCTCGGCAGGATCTAG
- a CDS encoding sensor histidine kinase produces MTLLAVALWTAIEIWACVLNYLHGIVLTPEYWPGEIPMLLSGVLVSLAHWRAVRWASRRSRPVLWMVTVVTVLLSGMVYACSLRLLQQVTPLIMPDRRGDFWSGLLWDTIYHSNWFVLWVAIVATMESERVARRREQQLAGALIAAREAEIRALHYQINPHFLYNTLNALSTLIVDRRNTLAEAVVMRLAAFFRGALARDPLADVRLADEIALQQLYLEIEEVRFADALRVTIDVPQPLHDALVPSLILQPLIENAVKHGVNDPECGTLIAIRAWAAGDRLMLEVSDDGPGSSMASGTGVGLDNVHRRLVARFGARSGLNANAEPGRGFVVTLTLPLDFAPEKLAA; encoded by the coding sequence ATGACCCTTCTCGCGGTCGCCTTGTGGACGGCGATCGAGATCTGGGCGTGCGTGCTCAACTATCTGCACGGCATCGTGCTGACGCCGGAATACTGGCCTGGCGAGATTCCGATGCTCCTTTCCGGCGTGCTAGTCAGCCTCGCCCATTGGCGGGCCGTGCGCTGGGCGTCTCGGCGGTCGCGGCCCGTCCTGTGGATGGTTACGGTCGTCACCGTGCTGCTGAGCGGTATGGTCTATGCCTGCTCGTTGCGCCTTCTACAGCAAGTCACCCCTCTAATAATGCCCGATCGCCGCGGGGACTTCTGGAGCGGGCTGCTCTGGGACACGATCTACCATTCCAACTGGTTCGTGCTGTGGGTGGCGATCGTCGCGACCATGGAGTCCGAGCGTGTCGCCCGTCGCCGCGAGCAGCAGCTAGCCGGCGCGCTTATCGCCGCGCGCGAGGCGGAAATTCGGGCGCTGCACTACCAGATCAATCCCCACTTTCTGTACAACACGCTGAACGCCCTCTCGACCTTGATCGTCGATCGACGCAACACCCTCGCCGAGGCGGTGGTCATGCGGCTGGCGGCGTTCTTCCGGGGCGCGCTGGCGCGCGATCCGCTGGCCGATGTTCGTCTTGCTGACGAGATCGCCCTGCAGCAGCTCTATCTTGAGATCGAAGAGGTGCGCTTCGCCGACGCCCTGCGCGTGACGATCGATGTCCCCCAACCCCTGCACGACGCCCTGGTGCCCAGCCTCATTCTCCAGCCGCTCATCGAGAACGCGGTGAAGCACGGGGTGAATGACCCCGAATGCGGCACCCTGATCGCAATCCGTGCGTGGGCCGCCGGGGACCGATTGATGCTTGAGGTCAGCGATGACGGACCTGGGTCGAGCATGGCCTCGGGCACCGGCGTTGGCTTGGACAATGTCCACCGCCGTCTTGTCGCGCGGTTCGGCGCGCGCAGCGGCCTGAACGCAAACGCCGAGCCTGGGCGAGGTTTCGTGGTCACCTTGACCCTGCCGCTTGATTTCGCGCCTGAAAAGCTCGCCGCCTAG
- a CDS encoding pseudouridine synthase: MAWTRRYDDAEPQRVNRWLAQSGVCSRREAEGLIADGLVSIDGETVTDVGRKILPGQTLVLADRATAKLESALTVMLHKPVGVVSGTPEGEQIPAVRLLTRGALYGQSPSIPSFANKFAPVGRLDQDSRGLLILSEDGVVAKAVIGPASELEKEYLVRVAGMIDARKLALLRWGLELDGRKLKQARVDVVEGQTLRFVLKEGRNRQIRRMCDLVELRVVDLLRVRVGDLTLGDLPEGRWRVLTAEERASLIKGGAGV; the protein is encoded by the coding sequence GGACCCGACGCTATGACGACGCCGAACCCCAGCGGGTTAACCGCTGGCTGGCCCAGAGCGGCGTGTGCTCTCGCCGCGAGGCCGAGGGGCTGATCGCGGACGGCCTGGTCTCCATCGACGGCGAGACGGTCACCGACGTCGGCCGCAAAATCCTGCCCGGCCAGACGCTCGTCCTGGCCGACCGCGCGACGGCCAAGCTGGAAAGCGCGCTGACCGTCATGCTGCACAAGCCGGTGGGCGTGGTCTCAGGCACGCCGGAGGGCGAGCAGATTCCGGCGGTCCGACTGCTGACGCGAGGCGCCCTGTACGGCCAAAGTCCATCGATCCCCAGCTTCGCCAACAAGTTCGCCCCCGTTGGTCGCCTGGATCAGGACTCTCGCGGCCTGCTGATCCTGTCGGAGGACGGAGTGGTGGCCAAGGCCGTGATCGGCCCGGCTTCCGAGCTGGAGAAGGAGTATCTGGTCCGTGTGGCGGGCATGATCGACGCCCGCAAGCTGGCGCTGCTGCGCTGGGGCCTCGAATTGGACGGGCGCAAGCTAAAGCAGGCTAGGGTCGATGTGGTTGAAGGCCAGACCCTTCGCTTCGTCCTGAAGGAAGGCCGCAACCGCCAGATCCGCCGCATGTGCGACCTAGTCGAATTGCGCGTCGTAGACCTGCTGCGCGTGCGGGTCGGCGATTTGACCTTGGGCGACTTGCCCGAAGGTCGCTGGCGGGTGCTGACCGCCGAGGAGCGCGCCAGCCTGATCAAGGGCGGCGCCGGCGTATAG
- a CDS encoding TonB-dependent receptor, with the protein MSSLLAGVATMGAPGAVAILGAALPTVASAQDYSSGTLLGEVTNADGQPVAGATVVVRSMAQGVERTLTTDSDGSFRVPLIPTGNYSIAIEAPGYVSTRNDTVRVGLSGASRYGFTLTAEGEVSAIEVTATANPQQDFTGTTTGISVDVEQLTKQVPIARNVTALTLLAPSAVPIDSAFAIGSAQLQAPASLSGASGGENAYYVNGLNITNFINGIGGATVPFDFYKSIDIKTGGYSAEYGRAIGGVINAVTKSGSNDFMFALHGNYEPNKLRSDSPNGELEQYQLYDYSEKNVVLEAGGPILKDRLFFYGLAQFADIEGQRAQTSGALQRDRIGDPFYGFKLDGYVTPKHHLEFTYFDTSRKRKRDNFSFDPDTNAIESERDSASTLFLGGESYVARYTGTLFDWLTVSGAYGRSEVDQALLGNLFGVPLVQDARVTPTITVGAQSASSSTFPFLSEREFYRGDIDVFFKLFGDHHIRAGYDRENTVLTETSVRNGGANYFYRRAAATNSLGLAEGQEYLERRVFDVGGGFRGRNTAIYVQDAWDVTDRLALQIGWRQDKFAVETPLGETFIEFDDEQALRLGATYDLAGDGRTKVFGFMGRYYLPVASNTSFRAASPAIDFTEFFLPADGGTTFGGGRDPLTGLPAGATSRQVLNGPNMLPCPASLPSIAPTGAVGCTIRNNGTAPPPETVVSLGLKSTYEDEVIFGVSHKLSDLWSVGLQFRRRELGRVAEDALLDDGVVGYCRANNIAGCEALYPGGQFYNIINPGFDATVVLPTTLPNGETQITLKAADLRLPKVKRKYQGLEFTFERAFDGKWGLQGSYTVSESIGNFEGALKSDTGQTDAGIVSDFDFLAFIPGQYGLLPNHHAHQFKAFGSYAVTDSLMIGANASVISPRKYGCIGLAPEDYLDGATANANYDVENARFCGGQLVKRGSAFETDWIKRLDLSLRYTVPEKFSRAGNLVLRADVFNVLNLKGVQEAYEFGELPDGRPDEGYKQPTAYQTPRYVRFGFDWEF; encoded by the coding sequence ATGTCGAGCTTGCTGGCCGGTGTGGCGACGATGGGTGCGCCGGGCGCTGTGGCGATCCTCGGCGCGGCCTTGCCGACGGTGGCGAGTGCGCAAGACTATAGCTCCGGCACGCTGCTGGGCGAGGTGACCAACGCCGACGGCCAGCCTGTGGCGGGCGCCACGGTGGTTGTCCGTTCGATGGCTCAGGGCGTCGAGCGCACGCTCACCACCGATAGCGACGGCTCGTTCCGCGTGCCGCTCATCCCGACCGGTAACTATTCCATCGCGATCGAGGCGCCAGGATACGTTTCGACCCGTAACGACACAGTTCGCGTCGGGCTGTCTGGCGCGTCCCGCTATGGCTTCACCTTGACCGCCGAAGGCGAGGTCTCCGCCATCGAAGTGACGGCCACGGCCAATCCTCAACAGGACTTCACCGGCACCACAACCGGCATTTCGGTCGATGTCGAGCAACTGACCAAGCAGGTGCCTATCGCCCGCAACGTCACGGCGCTCACGCTTCTGGCGCCCTCGGCGGTGCCGATCGATAGCGCCTTCGCCATCGGCAGCGCCCAACTGCAAGCGCCGGCCTCGCTCAGCGGCGCCTCGGGCGGCGAGAACGCCTATTACGTCAACGGCTTGAACATCACCAACTTCATCAACGGCATTGGCGGCGCGACGGTGCCGTTCGACTTCTACAAGTCGATCGACATCAAGACCGGCGGCTATTCGGCTGAATACGGCCGCGCCATCGGCGGTGTGATCAATGCTGTCACCAAGTCGGGTTCGAACGACTTCATGTTCGCCCTGCACGGCAATTATGAGCCCAACAAGCTGCGCTCGGACTCGCCCAATGGGGAACTCGAACAATACCAGCTCTACGATTACAGCGAAAAGAACGTGGTCCTGGAAGCTGGTGGGCCGATCCTAAAGGATCGCCTGTTCTTCTACGGCCTCGCTCAATTCGCCGACATCGAGGGGCAGCGAGCCCAGACGTCCGGCGCTCTGCAGCGCGACCGGATCGGCGATCCGTTCTACGGCTTCAAGCTGGACGGCTACGTCACGCCGAAGCACCATTTGGAATTCACTTACTTCGACACCAGCCGCAAGCGGAAGCGCGACAACTTCAGCTTCGACCCTGACACCAACGCCATCGAATCCGAGCGCGACAGCGCAAGCACCCTGTTCCTGGGGGGTGAAAGCTATGTGGCCCGTTACACGGGGACCCTGTTTGACTGGCTAACGGTTTCGGGCGCCTACGGTCGTTCCGAGGTCGATCAGGCGCTGCTGGGCAATCTGTTTGGCGTGCCCTTGGTGCAGGACGCACGCGTTACGCCGACCATTACGGTCGGAGCTCAGTCCGCGTCCTCCTCGACCTTCCCGTTCCTGTCGGAGCGCGAATTCTATCGCGGCGACATCGACGTCTTCTTCAAGCTGTTTGGGGACCACCATATCCGGGCGGGTTATGACCGTGAGAATACGGTCCTGACTGAAACCTCTGTACGCAACGGCGGGGCCAACTATTTCTACCGCCGAGCCGCTGCGACCAATTCCCTGGGTCTGGCCGAAGGCCAAGAGTACCTAGAACGCCGGGTGTTTGATGTCGGCGGCGGCTTCCGTGGCCGCAACACGGCCATCTACGTGCAGGACGCTTGGGACGTCACCGACCGCCTGGCCCTGCAGATCGGCTGGCGCCAAGACAAGTTCGCCGTCGAAACCCCACTCGGTGAAACCTTCATCGAGTTCGACGATGAACAGGCCCTGCGGCTAGGCGCGACCTATGACCTGGCCGGCGACGGCCGGACCAAGGTGTTCGGGTTCATGGGCCGCTATTACCTACCGGTGGCCTCCAACACGTCGTTCCGGGCCGCGTCCCCGGCGATCGACTTCACTGAGTTTTTCCTTCCCGCCGACGGCGGAACCACCTTCGGCGGCGGCCGTGATCCGCTGACGGGCCTGCCCGCGGGCGCCACCAGCCGCCAAGTGCTCAACGGGCCGAACATGCTGCCTTGCCCCGCCAGTCTGCCGAGCATCGCACCCACGGGCGCGGTGGGCTGCACCATCCGCAACAACGGCACCGCGCCGCCGCCAGAAACCGTTGTCTCTCTGGGTCTCAAATCGACCTACGAGGACGAAGTCATCTTCGGCGTTTCCCACAAGCTGAGCGATCTGTGGTCGGTGGGCCTGCAATTCCGTCGCCGCGAACTTGGTCGCGTGGCCGAGGATGCGCTGCTGGACGACGGTGTGGTGGGCTATTGCCGCGCCAACAACATCGCTGGCTGCGAAGCTCTCTATCCGGGCGGTCAGTTCTACAACATCATCAACCCTGGCTTTGACGCCACGGTGGTTTTGCCGACCACCCTGCCCAACGGCGAAACGCAGATCACCCTGAAGGCTGCCGATCTTCGCCTTCCCAAGGTCAAGCGCAAGTACCAGGGCCTGGAGTTCACCTTCGAGCGCGCTTTCGACGGCAAGTGGGGCCTGCAGGGGTCCTATACGGTCTCCGAATCCATCGGCAATTTCGAAGGCGCTCTGAAGTCGGATACCGGTCAGACCGACGCGGGCATCGTGTCTGACTTCGACTTCCTGGCCTTCATCCCGGGTCAGTACGGCCTGTTGCCGAACCACCACGCCCACCAGTTCAAGGCGTTTGGCTCCTATGCGGTGACTGACAGCCTCATGATCGGGGCCAACGCCTCGGTGATCTCGCCACGCAAGTACGGCTGTATCGGTCTGGCTCCGGAGGACTATCTCGACGGCGCCACCGCAAACGCTAACTACGACGTCGAGAACGCTCGCTTCTGCGGCGGGCAATTGGTCAAGCGTGGTTCGGCCTTCGAGACCGATTGGATCAAGCGCCTCGATCTATCCCTGCGCTACACGGTGCCGGAAAAGTTCTCGCGCGCTGGCAACCTCGTCCTACGGGCGGACGTGTTCAACGTCCTCAACCTGAAAGGCGTGCAGGAGGCATACGAGTTCGGCGAACTGCCGGATGGTCGTCCCGACGAGGGCTACAAGCAACCCACCGCCTACCAAACCCCCCGGTACGTGCGGTTCGGCTTCGACTGGGAGTTCTAG
- a CDS encoding DUF599 domain-containing protein — protein sequence MPLFDVAVLIVFLFCWLFYEPLLRWLGQGGGVINTDMTVIRRGWMSEMAVREITLLDGQLLGHAINSASFFASSNLLLIAAAAGVLFGGDTTWKSIEGLAVLAPATRMLFEAKLALVLVALARGLLDFIWAIRQMNYCLAAIGAAPQDAPPELARAYGEATAELLNPALSAFNAGVRGYYFALAAAAWLLGPIAFSFAIAGAMFLLLWRQRRSRASSAVRKIRLLLEGAPHPADRPPSERKS from the coding sequence ATGCCCCTGTTCGACGTCGCGGTCCTTATCGTCTTCCTGTTCTGCTGGCTGTTCTATGAACCGCTGCTGCGCTGGCTCGGCCAGGGCGGCGGGGTCATCAACACAGACATGACCGTCATCCGCCGCGGCTGGATGAGCGAGATGGCCGTGCGCGAGATCACCTTGCTGGACGGGCAACTGCTAGGCCACGCCATCAACTCGGCGTCCTTCTTCGCCTCGTCGAACCTGCTGCTGATCGCGGCGGCGGCGGGTGTGCTGTTCGGCGGCGACACCACGTGGAAGAGCATCGAGGGGCTGGCGGTGCTGGCCCCCGCGACCCGTATGCTGTTCGAGGCCAAGCTGGCCCTGGTGCTGGTGGCGCTGGCGCGCGGCCTGCTCGATTTCATCTGGGCGATCCGGCAGATGAACTACTGCCTGGCCGCCATCGGCGCCGCCCCGCAGGACGCGCCGCCGGAACTGGCGCGCGCCTACGGCGAAGCGACGGCCGAGCTTCTGAACCCCGCCCTGTCGGCGTTCAACGCCGGCGTCCGTGGCTACTACTTCGCCCTGGCGGCGGCGGCGTGGCTGCTGGGCCCGATCGCCTTCAGCTTTGCCATCGCCGGGGCGATGTTCCTGTTGCTATGGCGCCAGCGTCGCAGTCGCGCCTCCTCAGCCGTGCGCAAGATCCGCCTGCTTCTGGAAGGCGCGCCGCACCCAGCCGACCGCCCGCCGTCAGAGCGGAAGTCCTAG
- a CDS encoding MFS transporter, with the protein MSETGVADGGELPPPTSVSLTPQARLKAILGGSAGNLVEWYDWFAYSSFSLYFAPIFFPKGDQTAQLLQAAAIFAVGFLARPLGAWIMGVYADRAGRRAALSVSVAMMCAGALVIALTPGFDQIGAAAPIILLLARILQGLSVGGEYGASATYMSEMAGKARRGFWSSFQYVTLIAGQLIALGVLIALQRLMPAEALAEWGWRIPFFIGALLAVVVFWIRRGLEESAAFTNAQAAGGAPRGKTMMLFLHHPRETLMILGLTAGGSLGFYAFTTYMQKFLVNTSGFTKNQATEISAGALFCFMVAQPLVGWLSDKVGRKTMLVGAFGLGSALTWPIMTTIAGTNSTWAAFGLMLSALLILSGYTAISAVIKAELFPVHVRALGVALPYALANAVFGGTAESVALSFKAAGAESGFYLYVTAIMAVAFVVALILKDTARHSRIVED; encoded by the coding sequence ATGTCTGAAACGGGCGTCGCCGACGGCGGAGAGCTTCCGCCCCCCACGTCCGTATCCCTGACGCCCCAGGCTAGACTCAAGGCCATCCTCGGCGGCTCGGCGGGTAACCTAGTCGAGTGGTACGACTGGTTCGCCTACTCCTCCTTCTCCCTCTATTTCGCGCCGATCTTCTTCCCCAAGGGCGACCAGACCGCGCAACTACTGCAGGCGGCGGCGATCTTCGCCGTGGGCTTCCTGGCCAGACCCCTGGGCGCCTGGATAATGGGCGTCTACGCAGATCGGGCCGGACGGCGCGCGGCCCTGTCGGTGTCTGTGGCGATGATGTGCGCCGGGGCCCTGGTCATCGCCCTCACCCCCGGTTTCGATCAGATCGGGGCGGCCGCGCCGATTATTCTGCTGCTCGCCCGGATTCTCCAGGGTCTGTCGGTTGGCGGCGAGTACGGCGCCAGCGCCACCTACATGTCCGAGATGGCCGGCAAGGCTCGGCGCGGCTTCTGGTCCAGCTTCCAGTACGTGACCCTGATCGCGGGGCAACTGATCGCGCTTGGCGTGCTGATCGCCCTTCAAAGGCTGATGCCCGCCGAGGCCTTGGCCGAATGGGGCTGGCGCATCCCGTTCTTCATCGGGGCGCTGCTGGCCGTTGTGGTGTTCTGGATCCGGCGCGGACTCGAAGAGAGCGCCGCCTTCACCAACGCCCAGGCCGCCGGCGGCGCGCCGCGGGGCAAGACCATGATGCTGTTCCTGCATCACCCCCGCGAGACCCTGATGATCCTGGGCCTGACCGCGGGCGGCTCCCTCGGCTTCTACGCCTTCACCACCTACATGCAGAAGTTTCTGGTCAACACCTCGGGCTTCACCAAGAACCAGGCGACCGAGATCAGCGCCGGGGCCCTGTTCTGCTTCATGGTCGCCCAGCCGCTGGTCGGCTGGCTGTCGGACAAGGTGGGGCGCAAGACCATGCTGGTCGGCGCCTTCGGACTGGGTTCGGCCCTGACTTGGCCGATCATGACGACCATCGCCGGCACGAACAGCACTTGGGCCGCGTTCGGCCTGATGCTGTCGGCGCTGTTGATCCTGTCGGGCTACACCGCGATCAGCGCGGTCATCAAGGCCGAGCTGTTTCCCGTCCACGTCCGCGCCCTTGGGGTGGCCCTCCCCTATGCCCTAGCCAACGCGGTGTTCGGCGGGACGGCGGAATCGGTGGCCCTGTCGTTCAAGGCGGCCGGCGCCGAGAGCGGCTTCTATCTGTACGTCACCGCGATCATGGCGGTCGCCTTCGTGGTCGCCCTGATCCTGAAGGACACCGCGCGCCACAGCCGAATCGTGGAGGATTGA